DNA sequence from the SAR324 cluster bacterium genome:
GGAAGTTTCTGAAATAGCCTGTTCTTCTAGCAGGTGTAATCGTTGCTGCAGTTCCTGTTTTTCTTCCAGTATCCTCTGTAGTGAGCGCTCTTTCTGCAGGAGCAGTTGCTGGAATTGATATGCTTGTTTGAGCAGTTCTGTTTTTTCGCGACTATTGGAATCTAGTTGCTCCTGCAACAAATCTGCACGACGCTGTGTTTCTACAAAGCGCGCTTCCCAACTTTGTAGTTCTTTTTGGCTGGACGCTTCCCGCTCAAGATACTGCAAACGCTCTTTCTGCCATTGCAGGCGTTCTTCACTCAGACCTTGTAACTGCTCACGAACCTGTTTGAGTTCTTTCAGTTCTTGTTCAACAAAAGTTAAGGCTACCCCGCTACTGTTAGTTGCAGTTGTATTGGTGTCACGTCGGCGTGAGTTGCTACGCCGCTGTTTTCGGATCTGCTCAACCTCCTTGGCAGTGAGCCCAATCCGTCCTTCTTTTTTCTTTTCAATTTCAAGGCGCTTGATCCAATTATCTAGAGCAGCGCGACTGATTCCAAGTTGTTCAGCGGCTTCTGAAAGTGTCAGCATAGTCTAATCTCTGTGACTCTGGGGAAAGACTTTGCAGTTTCAGCAAGTATCATTCCTTGAGGCGTGGGATCAACTCTGCAAAGTTACAGGGGCGGTGACTTGCGTCTAACTGAGAACATAGAATTTTTTCCCAGCCTAGTCGACAAGCTCCTGTTGAACCCGGCAAGCAGAAAAGATAGGTCCCGTTCGCCACTCCTGCAACTGCCCGGGATTGTACGGTGGATGTGTCAATTTCCTGAAAGGAGAGATAGCGGAAGAGTTCACCGAAACCCTCAATGGTTTTGTCAAAGAGGGGAACCAGTGCTTCTGGTGTCCCATCTCGCCCCGTCAAACCTGTCCCTCCCGTAGTCAAAATAATTTCAACACTTGGATCAGCAATCCAATGGGAAACGACCGCCCGGAGTTGGTAGATATCGTCAGGAATCAAATTACGAGCGATTAGCCGGTGCCCAGCTTGCTGTAGTTGTTCGCTGAGATAATCACCGGAAGTATCATTGGCTACAGTACGAGTGTCGCTGACAGTCAATACTGCGATTTGGAGGGATTGAAATCTAGCATCTGACGACATGGAATTCTCCAAACATTGATCTCATGTGTGAAGATGGATTGTCGTCAAAGCATCTCACAGTTTGGAATGGGAAGCAACGCCTTCTACATGCTGCTCATGCTGCTGGAAAGGACGAGCCAATCCGTTGGCCATCTGATTTGAGTGTAATTGCTTTGATTCAGAATGGCCCAAATTCTCTGCTGCAACCTCAGTGGTTAAGGTAATAGTAGAGCGCGAGGCGAGGTCCTCAATAGTCCGCTGACGCCGTTGCGCGTTGCGTTCTCGTAGTTCCTGAAGTCTGCGAACTCGATCTTGAAGCTTGGGGATGGCGGGTGGACTGATAGATGGTATGTAAGGTGGGTCTAAAAACTGTCCTGCTCGACGCTGTTCTGCATAATCAATGGCTGGGTCTGGGACCTGGAAGTCGCTAATGCGCTCCAAAATATTTTTTGGAGTGATTCCAGTGTCAACGGTTGAGTTAGCTGCAACGTATTGCTGAGCTTCACGGCGTGCTTCGGTGGTCAAGCGAGTTGGATCAGAGGAACCAAAATGAACATGATTGCCGCGTCGTAGACGATGCCAACGTTCCAGAATATGCTCTACATGATTGACTGTCAGCCGCATTGGATGATCCTTAGAAAATAGTCTTGCGACGTCGCGGTTGTAGGCGATTGCTTTTTACCGCACCATAACTCAATTGCTGGAGCAAGGTTTTGATTTCAGTAATTGTCACATTACGTTCTTGAGCAACACGTCTTGCGAATTCTTGCTCAGCTCTACTGATTTTTTCTAGCAAACGCTGTAAGCCCTGGGGCTCCAAAATTTCATCTAGTTTAGTTGGGAAACTTTGATCCCAATCATCTAATAGTGAGTCGATACGCTGCAGGTCCTCAAGACAATCTTCTTTTTCTTCTAGCAGCGGTAAGGCATCATCAAGGTGTGACAACGCCAGCTGCTGTTGCGCTAGCACATCCCATCGCCGCAACAGTGCGCGTTTTTTCTGTAGCAACAACATTCCATCACTGTGCTGCAGCCTATCATTTGCCAATACAGAACTCCGCGAAAACCCGACTCAGCAAATCATCTGCTGTCGTTTGCCCAACGATATCACCAAGTGCGTTTAAGGCTCTCCGCAGTTCAGCAGCAACAAATTCTTCACCTGTACGCTGCTGAAGAAGATTTTGTGCTATTTCCAAACTCTCCGATGCTTTTTCGGCTGCTGCCTGTTGACGCAGATTTGTCAACCAAGATTCTTCCAAAGGCGGAACATTTTCTGAAATGCTGTTGTGGTAGAGAGCTTCTTCCAGTTCCTCTAGTTTTCCTGCCTGATGGACTGAAAATGGAATCCATCGAGATTGAATGCTATCTTTCCATTTCGGCAGTTCTTGGTCCCACAGATCTGCTTTTGTAGCCACAATCAGTGAAGGCTTGTCTTCAACTTCTGCTAATAGTTCTTGATCTTCTGCCTGCAACTCCTGGGAACCGTCGAGTAGCAACAAAACAAGATCTGCTTGCTCAATAGCTTTTTTTGTTCGCTCTACCCCTTGCTTTTCTACCAGATCTTCCGTTCGGCGTATTCCCGCAGTATCGCTGAGCCGAAAAGCCACTTGGTGAATTTCTAAGGACTCTTCAATTATATCTCTAGTTGTACCTGGAACTTCCGTAACGATCGAGCGATTTTCACGTAGCAAGGCATTCATCAGCGAAGACTTGCCTACGTTTGGCCGACCACAGAGGACTACATGCACACCGTTTCGCAGCAAACGCCCTTGCTTACCTTTCTGCAACAGTCCTTCCAATTTGCCGAGTAAGGACTGGAGTCTGCACTCACAATCAGTGTGACCAGTGAATTCTTCGTCCTCATCTGGGAATTCAATCCAAGCTTCAATCAACGAAGCAATCTGGATGAGTTCTTCCTGTAGTTGCTGAATGGTCTCGTATAGCCGTCCTCTTAGCTGTTGGGCGGCGAGTAGGACCGACATTCGGGAGTCTGCATGGATTAAGTCAGCAATCGCTTCTACACGAGTCAGGTCCAGTCGTCCGTTGAGAAATGCGCGGCGAGTGAACTCTCCGGGTTCTGCCAGTCGCACACCCAGCATCAGAATTTGCTGCAACACCATCTGGAGCATCTGAGGACTGCCATGGCACTGCAATTCAACAACATCTTCTGCAGTGAAGGAATGTGGCCCGCGCATGACACCCAGCATTGCTTCATCAACTAGTTGTCCCTCTATATTCAGCCAACCATGTCTCAGCTTTCTATTCGGTGATTCCGCAACCGTTCCACCATGACTTGGCTGAAAAATGGTTTCTACCGAAGTGATTGCTGTAGAACCACTGATACGAATTACGCCTAATCCACTGGGTTGCAGTGGTGTGGCAATAGCGACGATAGTATCAGCGAACATACCTGTCTAACCAGGCCTTTCCCTAGGACTGTGACTGAACTAAATGCAATAGATTTCTGGGCAGTACGTTCGCTTGTGCGGCTTGTGCGACTGCGAACTGATTCATGATTTGGAGGCGTGTGAATTCAGCAAGTTCCATCGCCACATCAGCATCGCGTATTATCGATTCAGCGGCAGACAAGTTTTCTGCATCTAATCGAAGACTAACCAAGTTGCTTTGCAGGGCCGAACGCTGTAAAGCACCTAACTCTCCACGTGAACTAGCAATCTCACTGATCGCTTTATCTACAATGCTGATCGCAGATGCTGCACCCGATGGAGTACGAACGTCAACCTCTGCCAAACTTGAACCTCCATCCTCAGAACTACCAACCCCCAATTTGTCGGTGGTAATGTTTGGCAAAGCCAGCTTGAGAGTATTGTCTTTGTTAGCACCAATCTGAAATTCCAATTCTGGGTTTGTTCCATTCAATAATGGCTTGGACCCAAATTGCGTGTTCTGAGCAATTCGATCGATCGAACTCAGAGCATTCTGAATCTCAGACTGTGACGCTGCAACAACTAACTCATTATTCACACCAGTATTTGCTGCAGCAACTGCTCGTTGACGAATA
Encoded proteins:
- the mnmE gene encoding tRNA uridine-5-carboxymethylaminomethyl(34) synthesis GTPase MnmE, translated to MFADTIVAIATPLQPSGLGVIRISGSTAITSVETIFQPSHGGTVAESPNRKLRHGWLNIEGQLVDEAMLGVMRGPHSFTAEDVVELQCHGSPQMLQMVLQQILMLGVRLAEPGEFTRRAFLNGRLDLTRVEAIADLIHADSRMSVLLAAQQLRGRLYETIQQLQEELIQIASLIEAWIEFPDEDEEFTGHTDCECRLQSLLGKLEGLLQKGKQGRLLRNGVHVVLCGRPNVGKSSLMNALLRENRSIVTEVPGTTRDIIEESLEIHQVAFRLSDTAGIRRTEDLVEKQGVERTKKAIEQADLVLLLLDGSQELQAEDQELLAEVEDKPSLIVATKADLWDQELPKWKDSIQSRWIPFSVHQAGKLEELEEALYHNSISENVPPLEESWLTNLRQQAAAEKASESLEIAQNLLQQRTGEEFVAAELRRALNALGDIVGQTTADDLLSRVFAEFCIGK
- a CDS encoding flagellin, whose product is IRQRAVAAANTGVNNELVVAASQSEIQNALSSIDRIAQNTQFGSKPLLNGTNPELEFQIGANKDNTLKLALPNITTDKLGVGSSEDGGSSLAEVDVRTPSGAASAISIVDKAISEIASSRGELGALQRSALQSNLVSLRLDAENLSAAESIIRDADVAMELAEFTRLQIMNQFAVAQAAQANVLPRNLLHLVQSQS
- the moaB gene encoding molybdenum cofactor biosynthesis protein B; protein product: MSSDARFQSLQIAVLTVSDTRTVANDTSGDYLSEQLQQAGHRLIARNLIPDDIYQLRAVVSHWIADPSVEIILTTGGTGLTGRDGTPEALVPLFDKTIEGFGELFRYLSFQEIDTSTVQSRAVAGVANGTYLFCLPGSTGACRLGWEKILCSQLDASHRPCNFAELIPRLKE